A DNA window from Ctenopharyngodon idella isolate HZGC_01 chromosome 10, HZGC01, whole genome shotgun sequence contains the following coding sequences:
- the LOC127520187 gene encoding golgin subfamily A member 6-like protein 22, with protein sequence MVGDEDSPSDSGYLRILLFGRTGNGKSATGNTILGINEFNSEDRSQLVTTTCQKGVVDVDGKSVAVIDTPGLFDMTVSKEQVVKEIMKCISLSAPGPHVFIIVLSLGRITQEKQDTLEIIKKIFGPKAAEFSIVLFTKKDDLKEQTIEQYIEKSKNDELKKLISDCGNRFLAFNNTETQDRTQVTELLNMIEELKESNEGQYFTNEMFEEAAISIEQRRENLKEKERKNQDKVEELKAKYDIGIKSMKERLEEKKRKTDEERERLKNKFREKEETLRREFEEKERSEQEKLEKEDQKQFEEEEQRRAEYDQTIDKMKREMENEKLQYEKLQKEREEEDRKREEKYKQDQEKIKNEQERILSELRKKQEEEIKKRDLDEQKRKKQEEKETEEWKRKIKEAENDKEIQEEIKQQQREWEEEKKKQMKEQEEEERKIKDRHKEQLREKQEELENMRERFERDREEDRQMIKEDKHQQARERKEKEREYEDKRNEMKRRYEQLEQERKEEWERRKREDEERRREKRKRWEKIMEDLKREQEEEIERREREEREIIRRKEKECDEIKQKYDDGIQKMKNKYQEEAGKYREKLNDFRKRKEQLDHEFKESLTQLYELKEKQELSMFWRLVKRVRLG encoded by the exons ATGGTGGGTG ATGAAGATTCACCGTCGGATTCAGGATATTTGCGAATCTTGCTGTTTGGGAGAACAGGAAATGGAAAGAGTGCGACAGGAAACACTATCCTTGGAATAAATGAGTTTAACAGTGAAGACAGGTCACAGTTGGTGACCACTACTTGTCAGAAGGGAGTTGTTGACGTTGATGGTAAATCAGTAGCTGTTATTGATACTCCGGGACTCTTTGACATGACAGTGTCAAAAGAACAAGTGGTGAAAGAAATAATGAAATGTATTTCACTGTCCGCACCTGGACCTCATGTGTTCATTATTGTGTTGAGTTTGGGAAGAATCACTCAAGAGAAGCAAGACACTCTAGAGATCATAAAGAAGATCTTTGGCCCAAAAGCAGCAGAGTTCAGCATTGTTCTCTTCACTAAAAAAGATGATCTGAAAGAACAAACAATAGAACAATATATAGAGAAGAGTAAAAACGATGAACTCAAGAAACTGATCAGTGACTGTGGAAACAGATTCCTGGCTTTTAACAACACAGAAACACAAGATCGGACACAAGTTACTGAGTTATTAAACATGATAGAAGAGCTGAAGGAATCTAATGAGGGACAATACTTCACTAATGAGATGTTTGAGGAGGCAGCGATCTCTATTGAACAGAGAAGGGAAAAtctaaaagagaaagaaagaaaaaatcagGATAAAGTTGAAGAATTAAAAGCCAAATATGACATAGGAATCAAAAGCATGAAAGAGAGACTGGAGGAAAAGAAACGAAAGACAGATGAGGAAAGAGAGAGGCTGAAGAACAAGTTCAGAGAAAAAGAGGAAACACTCAGAAGAGAGTTTGAGGAGAAAGAAAGATCAGAGCAGGAGAAACTAGAGAAGGAAGATCAGAAACAATTTGAAGAGGAAGAACAGCGAAGAGCTGAATATGATCAAACAATAGACAAGATGAAGAGAGAGATGGAAAATGAGAAACTACAATAtgaaaaactgcaaaaagaaagagaagaagaagatagaaagagagaagagaaaTATAAACAAGATCaagaaaagataaaaaatgaGCAGGAGCGCATCCTGTCAGAGTTAAGAAAAAAACAGGAAGAGGAAATAAAAAAGAGAGATCTAGATgaacaaaagaggaaaaaacaagaagaaaaagagacagaagaatggaagagaaaaataaaagaggCTGAAAATGACAAAGAGATTCAAGAGGAAATTAAACAACAGCAGAGAGAATGGgaggaagagaagaaaaaacagaTGAAAGAACAAGAGGAAGAGGAAAGAAAGATAAAAGACAGACACAAGGAACAATTGAGAGAAAAACAGGAAGAACTGGAGAACATGAGAGAGAGATTTGAAAGAGACAGAGAAGAAGATAGACAGATGATCAAAGAGGATAAACATCAACAggcaagagagagaaaagaaaaagagagagaatatgAAGACAagagaaatgaaatgaaaagacGTTATGAGCAGCTGGAGCAAGAGAGAAAAGAGGAGTGGGAGAGAAGAAAACGAGAGGATGAAGAGAGAAGAAGggagaagagaaagagatggGAGAAAATTATGGAAGACCTGAAACGAGAGCAAGAAGAAGAGATcgagagaagagaaagagaggagagagaaataattagaagaaaagaaaaagagtgtgatgaaattaaacaaaaatatgacgATGGAATACAGAAGATGAAGAATAAATATCAAGAAGAAGCTGGAAAATATAGAGAAAAATTGAATGAtttcagaaagagaaaagagcagcttgatCATGAGTTCAAGGAGAGTCTTACACAACTATATGAACTGAAAGAGAAACAAGAATTATCAATGTTCTGGCGTTTGGTGAAACGGGTAAGGCTAGGCTGA
- the LOC127521052 gene encoding GTPase IMAP family member 8-like yields MASRSAGRRSPPYDRPDMRDLRIVLLGKNVSENSRVGNTILGTAAFDSEVYSSYLQQHSMRISALVEERHIAVINTQLLQPHVSYHQITQRVRECVSLSAPGPHVFILVLQYNDFSEEDRNRVKTVLKLFSEKAIKHTIVVTTDEETRTFKWTSMIINNLFTNLIKECGGGHLKFDKNNAGWRSEMISRIEDILKEEQEEFLICIKFGDGGGGVSVDEDPNRSGGLVRGDDKEKDGKLNERTRTGSDGGVTTSGKTKLNIVLCGYNTTLKSSVSKIIRGKINRLFHQREMRKVCVKKEEKIHGQLITVIELPALTRLSEEEVKRETLNCVSLCDPGVHLFILVIPVTPLTNEDKAEMEKITRIFYSKEHFMVLFTSELTIDKSVSDFVSSAESQRFVSLYGSWNSVMGLKDQRNSVQIPDLLDCVERMKTEPYSLQMYMRAPEKRIRHELEEKLSERENEIKELEEKIKTPVPEGVKLNLVVCGSDRTLKSFISDLILNQRDRRSELSSECVRRDVKVCEHLISLVELPALIKTQLSEEEVMRQTLRCVSLCDPGVHLFLLIISDAPLTDEDKAEMEKIQRMFSSRIKNYTMVLIYQNPEHQTAELNEETQSVIESFGGRHHFIGPNTQVSMLMERLMQMVEANSGVCFSTETLLEAQMEKLLKFEEMKKRIQSLETWFQSQDSRDSADDLRIVLLGKTGVGKSSTGNTILGRGAFISGTSHESVTKECRRERAEINGRHVTVIDTPGLFDTELTNEKVQREITNCISMILPGPHVFIIVLSLGQRFTQEEETTVKIIQEMFGENSSVFTMVLFTRGDDLKDITIEQWLGKPGSPLMNLIEACGNRYHVFNNNQTGDQTQVSDLLKKIDDMVKENGDSYYSCKMFREMEREIQEQQKKILMVKVEQLNRDKEELVNKHEEEKKRMMEEQRQNHDKERKRREKEFREREEQYKRDIKEREKQERKMREEMKREREEWEKQKQQEKQRRDEEDERRRKKEQAMRDEYNQRLKQEEERMKMMFEEERQNNDKDRKRREKEFREREERYKTELKSEREEWERQKQQERLIRDEENERRRKIEKETWDEYYEKLKREVERRHRMKELLQSKHEEERERMKMKMEEERLKREKERRRREERYIEERYKRDIKDIEDQERKMREEMKREREEWNKQKQQER; encoded by the exons TGAGAGATCTGAGGATTGTTCTGCTGGGAAAGAATGTATCAGAAAACAGCAGAGTTGGAAACACTATACTGGGAACAGCAGCGTTTGACAGTGAAGTTTATTCATCTTATTTACAGCAGCACAGTATGAGAATCAGTGCATTGGTGGAGGAGAGACACATCGCAGTCATCAACACTCAGCTGCTCCAGCCACATGTCTCCTACCATCAGATCAcacagagagtgagagagtgtgtgtctcTGTCTGCTCCAGGACCTCATGTGTTCATACTCGTACTGCAGTATAATGACTTCAGTGAGGAGGACAGAAACAGAGTGAAAACTGTGCTGAAACTCTTCAGTGAGAAGGCCATTAAACACACTATAGTGGTGACTACTGATGAAGAGACACGCACATTCAAATGGACTTCAATGATAATAAATAACTTGTTTACTAATTTAATAAAGGAATGTGGAGGAGGACATCTTAAGTTTGATAAAAATAATGCCGGATGGCGCTCTGAGATGATCAGCAGGATAGAGGACATACTCAAGGAAGAACAAGAAGAATTCCTCATCTGTATCAAGTTTGGGGATGGAGGTGGTGGAGTATCAGTGGATGAAGATCCGAACAGATCTGGAGGTTTAGTCCGAGGAGACGACAAAGAGAAGGATGGAAAACTCAATGAGAGGACAAGAACAGGAAGTGATGGAGGAG TGACTACTTCTGGAAAAACAAAGCTGAACATTGTGCTGTGTGGATATAATACAACACTCAAGTCCTCAGTGTCTAAAATCATTAGAGGGAAAATAAATAGACTTTTCCATCAGAGAGAGATGAGAAAAGTGTGTGTGAAGAAAGAGGAGAAGATTCATGGACAGTTGATCACTGTAATAGAGCTTCCAGCTCTCACTCGGCTCTCAGAGGAGGAAGTGAAGCGGGAGACTCTCAACTGTGTGTCTCTCTGTGATCCTGGAGTTCATCTTTTCATCCTCGTTATTCCCGTCACTCCACTTACTAATGAAGACAAAGCAGAAATGGAGAAGATTACAAGAATATTTTACTCAAAAGAGCACTTCATGGTGCTTTTCACTTCTGAACTCACTATTGATAAAAGTGTGTCAGATTTTGTATCATCCGCAGAATCTCAGAGGTTTGTGAGTCTCTATGGGAGTTGGAACAGTGTGATGGGGTTAAAGGACCAGAGAAACTCTGTACAGATCCCAGACCTGCTGGACTGTGTAGAGAGAATGAAGACTGAACCCTATTCACTTCAGATGTATATGAGAGCTCCAGAGAAGAGAATCAGACATGAACTAGAGGAGAAactgagtgagagagagaatgaaatcAAAGAGTTAGAGGAGAAGATCAAGACACCGG TTCCAGAGGGTGTGAAGCTGAATCTGGTTGTGTGTGGGAGTGACAGAACATTAAAATCCTTCATATCAGACCTGATCCTGAACCAGAGAGACAGAAGATCAGAGCTCAGCTCAGAGTGTGTGAGGAGAGACGTGAAGGTGTGTGAACATCTGATCTCTCTGGTGGAGCTTCCAGCTCTGATCAAGACTCAGCTCTCAGAGGAGGAAGTGATGCGTCAGACTCTCCgctgtgtgtctctctgtgATCCTGGAGTTCATCTTTTCCTCCTCATTATTTCTGATGCTCCACTGACTGATGAGGACAAAGCAGAAATGGAGAAGATCCAGAGAATGTTTAGTTCAAGAATCAAGAACTACACCATGGTCCTCATATACCAGAATCCAGAGCATCAGACAGCAGAACTGAATGAAGAAACACAGTCTGTCATTGAGAGTTTTGGAGGACGGCATCATTTCATTGGCCCAAACACACAAGTGTCCATGTTGATGGAGAGACTGATGCAGATGGTTGAGGCAAATAGTGGAGTTTGTTTCTCCACAGAGACATTGTTGGAGGCACAGATGGAAAAACTGCTGAAATTTGAAGAAATGAAGAAGAGAATCCAATCATTAGAGACGTGGTTTCAGTCACAAG ATTCAAGGGACAGTGCAGATGATCTGAGGATTGTGCTGCTGGGAAAAACTGGAGTTGGGAAGAGTTCAACTGGAAACACAATCTTAGGAAGAGGAGCATTTATATCGGGCACATCTCATGAATCAGTTACTAAAGAGTGTCGTAGAGAAAGAGCTGAAATCAACGGCCGACATGTTACTGTGATCGACACTCCAGGACTGTTTGATACTGAACTTACTAATGAGAAGGTCCAGAGAGAAATCACCAACTGCATCTCCATGATTCTGCCTGGACCACATGTGTTCATCATTGTGCTTAGTTTAGGACAACGATTCACTCAAGAAGAAGAAACAACAGTGAAGATCATCCAAGAAATGTTTGGTGAAAACTCTTCAGTGTTCACCATGGTGCTCTTCACCAGAGGAGACGATTTGAAGGACATAACTATTGAACAGTGGCTGGGAAAACCTGGATCTCCTTTAATGAACCTGATTGAAGCATGTGGAAACAGATACCATGTGTTCAATAATAATCAGACTGGAGACCAAACACAGGTGTCTGATCTACTGAAGAAGATAGATGACATGGTGAAAGAAAATGGAGATAGTTACTACTCATGTAAGATGTTCAGAGAGATGGAAAGAGAAATacaagaacaacaaaaaaagattcTGATGGTGAAAGTGGAGCAACTGAACAGAGATAAAGAAGAACTGGTGAACAAACatgaagaagagaaaaagaggaTGATGGAGGAACAAAGGCAAAATCAtgataaagagagaaagagaagagaaaaagaatttagagagagagaagaacaaTATAAAAGGGACattaaagaaagagagaaacaagaGAGAAAGATGCGAGAAGAGATGAAGAGAGAACGAGAGGAATGGGAGAAACAGAAACAACAGGAAAAACAAAGAAGAGATGAAGAGGAtgagagaaggagaaagaaagaacagGCAATGAGGGATGAATATAATCAGAGACTTAAACAAGAGGAAGAAAGAATGAAGATGATGTTTGAGGAAGAAAGACAGAATAATgacaaagacagaaagagaagagaaaaagaatttagagagagagaagaacgATATAAAACAGAGTTGAAAAGTGAACGAGAGGAATGGGAGAGACAGAAACAACAGGAACGACTAATAAGAGATGAAGAGAATGAGAGAAGGAGAAAAATAGAAAAGGAAACATGGGATGAATATTATGAGAAACTTAAACGAGAGGTAGAAAGAAGACACAGAATGAAAGAGCTTCTTCAGTCCAAACATGaagaagagagggagagaatgaagatgaagatggaGGAAGAAAGACTGAAGCGTGAAAAAGAGAGAAGGAGAAGAGAAGAAAGATATATAGAAGAACGATATAAAAGAGACATCAAAGACATAGAAGATCAAGAGAGAAAGATGCGAGAGGAGATGAAGAGAGAACGAGAGGAATGgaacaaacagaaacaacagGAAAGATGA